TGAACCCGATGTACGTCAGGGGCGGGATGGCCGCGTTGCGCAAGCAGTGCTTCCACACCACTGCCCGTTCCTCCACGCCCTTGATGCGGGCCAGCTTCACGTACTCGCTGTCCAACACATCGAGCATCGCCGAGCGGACCAGCCGCATCACCGCCGCCACCTGGTACCAGCCCAGCGCGATGGCCGGCAGCACGAAGTGCTGGGGGCCGCCGGTGCCGGAGGCGGGGAGCCAGCCCAGCATGACGGCGAACACCCAGATGAGGACGATGCCGAGCCAGAAGCTCGGCATCGACTGCCCCAGCAGGGCGATCACCTTGCCCACGTAGTCGAGGGCGGTGTCGCGGCGGACGGCCGAGAGCACCCCGATGGGGATAGCGATCAGGAGGCTCACTGCGATGGACGCCCCGGCCAGTTGGAGGGTGGCGGGCAGCCGCTCCCAGACCAGTTGCAGGGCCGGCTGCCCGAGGCGGATCGACCGCCCGAAGTCGCCGCGGAGGGCGTTGCCGAGGAAGGTGAGGTACTGCTGGGTGAGGGGCCGGTCGAGCCCCCAGTGCCGGGCGGCGATCGCGTAGTCCTCCTTGGTCGCCTCCTCGGACAGCATGATCTGGAGGGGGTCGCCCGACAGCCGGGCTAGGAGGAAGATGATCAGTGAGATGACGAGCAGGGTGACCGCAGACTGGAAAATTCGCTGCGCCAGGTAACGCTGCACTTTGCCCGCCGGTGGCCGTCAGCGCTTCTGCGCGTACTCCAGGTGCGTGAAGCTGTAGTAGCCCGTCGTCTTCCAGGCCCCCACCTTCTTCTGGTTCACGCCGAAGAGGGCGTAGAGGTCGACGATCGGGATCACGTGGTAGCCGTTGTAGACGATGTCGCCGACGCTGCGGAGGATCTTCGCCCGCTCCTTGGGGTCGGCCGTCTGCCGGAGGCGCGCGAAGAGATCCTCGATCTCCGGCAGCTCGACGGTCCCCACGATGCCGCCGGCGGTGTAGAAGACCGCCAGGTGGGTGGCGGGGTCGGGCGGGATCCCGGTGCGGTGTAGGAAGCCGATGCCCGCCAGTTTGCGGTCGCGGTAGTGGGGCCGGATGGTCTGAAGCTCGGTGAGCTTCAGGTCGAGCTTCACCCCGATCTTGGCCAGATCGATCTGGAGCGCCTCAGACACCGAGACCAGCTCGGGCACGCCGGGCAGCGGGTAGGCGCGCCACTCGACGGTGAACCCGTTGGGGTAGCCGGCCTCGGCCATGAGCTTCTTGGCGCGGTCGGGATCATAGGGGTACGGCTTCCAGGCCGGGTTGTTGTACTCCTTCACCCAGGACGGGATGATCGGCACGGTGGCGGCCTGCGCCTCGCCCAGGAACAGGTGCTCGATCAGCGCCTTGCGGTTCACGGCCAGGTTGATGGCCTCGCGGACCCGCCGGTCCAGCCAGGGGGCCTTGGCATTGTAGGTCGGCCGGTCCTTCATGTATTGGCCGCCCATGACTCCGAACGCGACGATGCCGGGCCACAGCGCCCGGCGGGCCTCGAAGCCGGCGGTCTCGACGTCCTTCTTGAGGGTCCGGGGCAGCTCGATGATGTCGGCTTCCCCGGTGCGAAGCATCGCCACCCGGGTGGCGTCCTCCGGCACAAATCGATAAACCAGCTCCTTGAACTGCGGCGTCACGCGCCAGTGCTTGTCGACGGCCTCGTAGCGCATCAGCTCGCCCCGGCGCCACTCCACCATGCGGTAGGGTCCGGTCCCGATCGGCTTCTGGCTCGCCTTCTCGATGCCCACCGACTCGATGTACTTCTTGGGGACGATCTGGACCTCGCGGGCGCTCGACAGCTCGAAGAGGACGTCGGGGTCCGGCGACTTCAGCTGGAGCCGGACGGTGTGGCGGTCGATCACGTCGATCCGCTCGATGAGCTTCCGCCACTGGGGCGTCGTGGTGGCGATGGCGTCCTTGCCCATGAGCAGCTCGAAGGAGAACTTGACGTCCTCGGCGGTCATCTCTCCCCAGTTCTCGTGGAACTGGACACCCTTGCGGAGGAAGAAGGTCCAGGTCCTGGCGTCGGGCGACATCTGCCAGCGCTCGGCCAGCATCGGCCGCTCGTAGTCCCAGGTGGTGGGATCGACGTCGGTCAGGTACTCGAAGACGACGCGGGTGGGGAGCTTCTGCGACATGGAGCCCTGGTGGGGCAGTGTGGCCTCGTGGGTGGGTGGCGATCCGGCCACCACGAGCCGCTGGGCCGCCGCCGGCGCGGGCCCGGCCGCCTCGGCGAGCGCCCAGAGGGCCAGCACGCTCATGGTCACCGCCACGACGGGCTTCCACGTGGTCGTCATCGTCGTCCTCCTC
This Candidatus Methylomirabilota bacterium DNA region includes the following protein-coding sequences:
- a CDS encoding ABC transporter permease, with the translated sequence MQRYLAQRIFQSAVTLLVISLIIFLLARLSGDPLQIMLSEEATKEDYAIAARHWGLDRPLTQQYLTFLGNALRGDFGRSIRLGQPALQLVWERLPATLQLAGASIAVSLLIAIPIGVLSAVRRDTALDYVGKVIALLGQSMPSFWLGIVLIWVFAVMLGWLPASGTGGPQHFVLPAIALGWYQVAAVMRLVRSAMLDVLDSEYVKLARIKGVEERAVVWKHCLRNAAIPPLTYIGFIVAVLLTGSLVIETVFAWPGIGLLAIDAVRYRDFPVVQTVVLLYATKFVVINLLVDVAYVYVDPRIRFQR
- a CDS encoding ABC transporter substrate-binding protein; this translates as MTTTWKPVVAVTMSVLALWALAEAAGPAPAAAQRLVVAGSPPTHEATLPHQGSMSQKLPTRVVFEYLTDVDPTTWDYERPMLAERWQMSPDARTWTFFLRKGVQFHENWGEMTAEDVKFSFELLMGKDAIATTTPQWRKLIERIDVIDRHTVRLQLKSPDPDVLFELSSAREVQIVPKKYIESVGIEKASQKPIGTGPYRMVEWRRGELMRYEAVDKHWRVTPQFKELVYRFVPEDATRVAMLRTGEADIIELPRTLKKDVETAGFEARRALWPGIVAFGVMGGQYMKDRPTYNAKAPWLDRRVREAINLAVNRKALIEHLFLGEAQAATVPIIPSWVKEYNNPAWKPYPYDPDRAKKLMAEAGYPNGFTVEWRAYPLPGVPELVSVSEALQIDLAKIGVKLDLKLTELQTIRPHYRDRKLAGIGFLHRTGIPPDPATHLAVFYTAGGIVGTVELPEIEDLFARLRQTADPKERAKILRSVGDIVYNGYHVIPIVDLYALFGVNQKKVGAWKTTGYYSFTHLEYAQKR